TTCTTCATCCGTGTTCATGACAATGGGCCCGCCCCAGGCCACCGGCTCATGCAGGGGCGCACCGGAAACCAGGACAAAATGCGCGCCTTCAGATCCGCCCACAAGGCTCAGGCTGTCCCCCGGCGTAAACAGGCAGGCATTGCGATGGGGAATTTCGCCACCGCCGCCGGCAAGCTCGCACTCCCCTTCAACCATATAGGCAAAGACGGTATCCTGCGGTCTGGTGGCTATGGTCCAGAGCGCGCCGGGCTTCAACGTCACGTCCAGAAAGACCACATCAACGTAATCGCCCCTGGTGGCTCCGGCAACGCCATTATAGTCTCCGGCCACCACCGCCACCAACGCCCCGCCGTCTTCCACTCTGGGAACCATTTCAGACCGGATGTCCCTGTATTCTGGATCAACCATCTTGCGGGCGCGCGGCAGGTTAATCCAGAGTTGCAGGCCCAGCATGCGGCGTGAGGGCTGAGGCATTTCCTGGTGCAAAA
This DNA window, taken from Desulfovibrio sp. 86, encodes the following:
- a CDS encoding pirin family protein, which gives rise to MKKRAIAELVTGRKAIDGAGVHLVRVLGSPTVRDFDPFLMLDAFDSENPDDYTKGFPTHPHRGIETFTYLMRGRIDHEDSLGNAGSIVDGGCQWMTAGSGILHQEMPQPSRRMLGLQLWINLPRARKMVDPEYRDIRSEMVPRVEDGGALVAVVAGDYNGVAGATRGDYVDVVFLDVTLKPGALWTIATRPQDTVFAYMVEGECELAGGGGEIPHRNACLFTPGDSLSLVGGSEGAHFVLVSGAPLHEPVAWGGPIVMNTDEELRQAFFELEDGTFIRHAPRGKAG